The Arachis duranensis cultivar V14167 chromosome 2, aradu.V14167.gnm2.J7QH, whole genome shotgun sequence genome has a window encoding:
- the LOC107474387 gene encoding uncharacterized protein LOC107474387 → MERALQAQLALKEQCVEFATYLLTREALHWWQGTRRLLQQGDDPITWDAIQEEFYRKYFLNFSKTAKELELLLLKQGAMSVSEYTDKLEELFRFSRMCQGAPGDFEEWKCIKYEGRLRSDIYSSVGPMEIRTFSRLVNKSRVVEGFVKKAVAERGSHRGPFPQNRGKSFTPRGPPFKWGGFVTQQTQGQNNFRRPNNNNILGRRFGKQPLNEQACARCRSYHPGVPCKAGWSLCYSCGKSGHKASNCPEKQRQGAGTAQQPGRVFTTSSVGVEGSETLI, encoded by the coding sequence ATGGAGCGAGCACTTCAAGCACAGCTGGCGCTGAAAGAGCAGtgtgtcgagtttgctacctatctgCTCACTCGGGAAGCATTGCATTGGTGGCAGGGGACCCGACGTCTCCTGCAACAGGGTGATGACCCTATCACCTGGGATGCCATCCAAGAGGAATTCTATAGGAAGTACTTTCTAAATTTCTCCAAGACGGCCAAGGAACTGGAGCTATTGCTGCTGAAGCAGGGTGCTATGTCTGTATCTGAGTATACAGACAAGCTTGAGGAGCTCTTTAGGTTTTCTCGCATGTGTCAAGGAGCTCCGGGAGACTTCGAGGAGTGGAAGTGTATAAAATATGAAGGACGGCTTCGAAGCGACATATATAGTTCAGTGGGGCCTATGGAGATCAGGACTTTCTCCAGGTTGGTAAACAAGAGCAGAGTTGTCGAAGGGTTTGTAAAGAAGGCAGTTGCAGAGAGAGGAAGCCATAGGGGAccattcccacagaaccgagggaagagctttacTCCTAGAGGTCCGCCTTTCAAGTGGGGAGGTTTTGTAACACAGCAAACTCAGGGTCAGAATAACTTCAGAAGGCCTAACAATAACAATATCCTGGGAAGAAGATTTGGGAAGCAGCCTCTGAATGAGCAGGCTTGTGCTAGATGTAGGAGTTACCATCCTGGTGTTCCGTGCAAGGCTGGATGGAGCTTGTGCTACTCATGTGGTAAGTCGGGGCATAAAGCCTCCAACTGTCCGGAGAAGCAGAGACAGGGTGCTGGGACAGCACAGCAGCCTGGTCGAGTGTTTACTACTTCATCTGTGGGTGTCGAGGGATCCGAGACACTTATCTGA